The Mycolicibacterium flavescens genome has a segment encoding these proteins:
- a CDS encoding putative secreted protein, with translation MRIPGVAGCVVIVAVTGIGCAGDANATEDQWGLNGSYTATSNGEYAKTNEVFRDEASLRSTWTITTTCSYPTECTGTVLSDFGWTAPIYKTGGVWYVKHTVQDWIPCPDGTTAPGLQVFRFVPVNEDGSMTDPASTTLAGEDQTTGPSGACGVSKPVFITMPFKLVKNGD, from the coding sequence ATGCGGATACCCGGTGTCGCGGGATGTGTCGTCATTGTCGCTGTGACAGGGATCGGGTGCGCCGGTGACGCCAACGCCACCGAGGACCAGTGGGGACTCAACGGCAGCTATACCGCCACCTCGAACGGTGAATACGCCAAGACCAACGAGGTGTTTCGCGACGAAGCCAGCTTGCGAAGCACGTGGACCATAACGACGACGTGCAGCTACCCGACCGAGTGCACGGGCACCGTCCTCAGCGATTTCGGTTGGACGGCGCCGATCTACAAGACGGGTGGCGTCTGGTACGTCAAGCACACGGTCCAGGACTGGATTCCATGTCCTGACGGCACCACGGCCCCGGGCCTCCAGGTATTCCGGTTCGTCCCCGTCAACGAGGACGGCAGCATGACCGACCCCGCGTCGACGACGTTGGCCGGTGAGGATCAGACGACCGGCCCGAGCGGCGCGTGCGGCGTCAGCAAACCGGTGTTCATCACCATGCCGTTCAAGCTCGTCAAGAACGGCGACTGA